The sequence below is a genomic window from Lolium perenne isolate Kyuss_39 chromosome 7, Kyuss_2.0, whole genome shotgun sequence.
TGCACTGTTCATAGTCATCTGTCCATTCATTTTTGATCCGACGGCTAAAAAAGGGGGGAGGGCACCGTACTGTTCATCGGTGCCCTGCCTTAGTCAGGGCACCGGATCTCAATCCCCCCCACCACATCCCGCCAACGCCTGTCTTCAGTGTGGTTTCTTTTTTGGCGACCAAGAATTGCAGAGGGTTGTACTAAAAAACATGGCTGCGGATCTGGATCGCACCGCCGCAACCACCAGCTTCTTTAATGCCCATCGGTGAGTGGTTGTCATTTTACAACATCCCTAGACCCTAGTCTCAGATCCTTCGTACAAGCTCGGCCTCCTCTCGCGCTTTAGCCATGGCTCAGCTTCCATCCAAGAGTGATCTAGGTAGTGCCACCAATAGTTCACCGGAAGACGTGGACCTAGCCAAACAGGGCGTTCGAGGTTTCATGTCCGCGCTACCGGCAAGAGAGGGGTGGTCGGCAACACTCGTCCACCACAAGAACTACTGGCTCAAACCGAGGATGCTGGAGGGGATCTTGCTCGCCCAGCAGACCTTCAAGCCCCGCGCCGACGACATCATCCTCGCCACGCAGCCCAAGTGCGGCACCACCTGGCTCAAGGCCCTCGCCTTCGCCATCACCAACCGATCTCTCTACGACTTCAGCGACCACCCGCTCCTCACCCGCCACCCTCAGCACGTCGTGCCCTTCATCGAGATCCCCGCTGGCGCGGACCACATCGCCGACATCGAGGCGCTCCCATCTCCGAGGCTTCTCGCCACGCACATGCCCCTGTCGCTGCTCCCGCCGGGCACGACCTCCTGCGGCTGCCGCCTCGTGTACCTGTGCCGGGATCCCAAAGATACGCTCGTGTCAAGGCTGCACTTCGAGAACAAGCTGGTAGAGGGTTTCAGCCTATCCATGGACGACGCTTTCGGCATGTTCTGCGAGGGCTTCTCGCCGTACGGCCCCTTCTGGGATCACTGCCTCGAGTACTGGAGGGAGAGCGTGGCAAGGCCTAACACCGTTCTCTTCCTGAAGTACGAAGAGATCAAGTCAGATCCGGTGCAAGTTGTGAGGAAGCTAGCGGAGTTCCTCGGCGTACCATTCACCCACGAGGAGGACAGCGCTGGGATCGCTGAGGAGGTGGTGAAGTTGTGCAGCTTTGAGAAGCTTACCAGCCTGCAGGTTAACCAGGTTGGTGTCGTTCGTCCAGGAAATAACGTGCGCCTTAATAATTCTGTGTTTTATAGGAAAGGAAAAGTAGGGGACTGGGTGAACCACATGAACCAAGAGATGGCGGAAAAGCTAGACAGCCTCGTCCAGCACAAGCTTGTGACAGAATCGCCCAAGgatcaacacacacatatacacattggAGAAGAGCACACAGAGGCTTTTTCTGGCACCGCACCTTCGTGCCTTTTTTCTCTTATTCAACTCAATGAACTCAGCTGGTTACAATGCCTATAAATAGTGCTACTTACATACACTCAGCAAGTCCACGAATACTTATCTCCACTAGCTAGAAGATAGGAACAAGCAACCACGTCGGCCACACCATTCGGCCACTCTCCTCGCAACTGAAGACGTGCTCTATCTCTCTGCACAACGGGTGATTACCAAGTCCACTACTAATCCTATCTCTAAGAGCTAGCTCAATTGATTCATGGATGTACGTGTAACTCTCCTCCTACTCATTAGGCATGCAACAAACTAACTAACAGCGTCCAGACCTGGTGCCATACATGCACAACACCAAGCTAACACGACTAAGCATTACCTTGTACACCTGATCGAACACATCTCTACGGTGCACACGGCCGCAGCTTTCCACCTGGACGTCTCGATAACATGAACAACTCAAATAAATAAACACGATCAACTACAAACTAACAGCTTGAAGGGTCCGGCCTTGTGTTTTGAGTCCTTTTGTTTAATttattctctctctctctctctctctcttgtgtATTTGTTATTAAATGTTTATCTATCAGCATCTTACAGCTGGTTTTCTACTTATTTTTTTGTCAAAATACATCCAAAGTCACTTGTTATTAAATGTACGAAATTAAAATAAAGTGGTTGCAAGTTTGTTCCCCTAAAAAACAGAGTTTTAATCTCAGCCAAGCATTGTGATTTGCTAAAACCGTATAAATAGTCATCTTTAGGTCCAAATCCTATAAAGAGAAGTGTGCTTAGGGCTCCCCCAGTGCCTGTATCTAAAATGATGTATCCAAGGTCTCCATGTCATCTGGATACGCCACTCCTCAATGCATCGTATCTAGTAGTGGGCCTAACAAGTTAACTATGCAAGGATCTATTGTGGCAAGAGACGAGGCATGATTCACTTGGCAGGAACGAAAACAACAGCCGCACTAGTAATCACGCCGCATGGGATCAAGATGCTATTTAATTTGCATTGGGTGCTGTGGCAAGAGCCGTATCTCAAATAAGAGACGATCATCCTCTCTTTCCTCTTAATTGCAGTTCCACCTAAGCAAAACATCTGAGCTGGCCATTTTAGATACGGTCCAGAGTGGAGCATTGTGGCCGCCCTTAGCTCATTTGGTTGGGAATGTGGATGTACAAACAAGACATCTAAGTTTAAGTACAAATACTCATGAACGCGAATTTaggtttctattttatttttgagATCAGCATTTCCTACTTGAAATAACCTCTCCCAATCTTTTTATTGTTCATTCTGATAACTTGTGAAAAATGGCCTCCCACAGACGACACTGCATGACTCTCGCGCCTAGATACTCGCCTGGCATCCTCGAACGGATCCCAACACGTGTGCATGTCTGTGAGCGATGCGGATTCGGTGGACTCCAACGGTCAAGGGACGAGTCGTTGTGAAGGTGTGCGGCACTGTCTATGCTAACAACAATTGCGACGAACGCATAATGGACGTCGGTGGCACGGTGTAGGAGAAGGACCAATGACGAACTTCTGAAGAGTTTTGCTTGGACATCGATTTCAAATGGTCATTTTCTTTCTTATAGCCCACGTGAAAAGGATACCAACATACCCTGCAACCTTTTTTGTCACGCTAGTGAACGGATCCTAGAGCATTTTCTTCTACCAGAGGAACAACACCTTGTCACCTTCTCTACCTTAGAGCAAGGACAATAACAAAGCTGGCTGCTGGCTACAAGCTCATGACACATCAGCTAAGGCCTTCACGAAAAAAAACATTGATAGTACAATAGGTTGGCTGTTAGACAGGCTCTATTGAGTAGTTTATTATTAAATATTTCCATGCATGGAGATGGGCCAGGTACCAAAGTTGCATGCGCCTGCTTGGCGTTGGATGGCAGGCTGCAAGTGGGCGTTAATCCCTCGTTTAGTGTGATGCAGCCGGGCGCTTCGTCCGTCGCCCGCTCTACTCTCTCTCTATTTCTCTTTCCTCCAGCTAAGATTTTGATGATGTGGACATACTTATAGCCTGCTGAGTAGgatctattgtacttgctcttatatCTCTCCTCCCAATAACCGGCCACGTGATCGCAATGTGGGTCACACTAGGGTACCTACCATCTCGATCAGAAAAGTCACGAATGGCGCCAGTTGTGGGTCCGCTATGTCTCCTCCGATTGCTAGGACCGTCGCGGTCATCTTCCTGGTAAAATTTCACCATGAGGGCGTCCTTGGGACATGCACCGTCGACTGTCTTGCAGCCATAGCCCTCCGCAATCATTGCCCCAGCAGGAGGGCCGCATGGCGAGCACCCGCGGCGAAGGTGGCTACTCGCCTACTCCAACATCATCTGATTTTGTTTTGAGGGAATCCAACATCATCTGATGTCGTTGCACAGGGTTGGTTTAGGTTGTTACGGTATTTTTAGTGGGCCGATGCAAACAGACGAGAGAAATATGTGGCTTGTCTGCCCAGAAGCAAACGTGGCAACCGTTTAGGGCATTTTTAGGGCATGTGCATTGGTTCAGACGCACGCTGTCTGCAACCTGCCTCCACGTCACCAGCAAAAAATTATACAGACGCAGTCTACAACAGGCTGTCTATTGTAGCCATAGGTAAGTACCTTAAAATCTGGATAAGCAGTTGAAGATTTAATCCTTGTGCGCTGCAGTGGACTAGTACGTGCGGGAAAGAAAACGAGGGCAGGAGAGTTTCTCGCCCACGATGAACGACGACCTCCATACAACGGGTAATAGGCCGTCGATAACGAGCGATTTGTGCGGGACTCGCCCGTCTGTATTTCTACAGACGGATGTCTTCTCTCTCATCTCTTCCACTCTTCCAAGTCGTACAGTTGTCCCATGTGGCTGGTTTTACAGACAGCTGATTTGGactattgtacatgcccttatgtGTCGGAAACTGAGAACACCCAGCCGATCCCTTTTGGTGTTCAATTTACATCAGTCGGTTGGACATGCCCTTAGGCGAGTGGGTGGCGATTTGGCGAAGGCAGTGCCTTATAGGTGCCGGACTAGCAGCCTATTCCCTATTTTGGTAGGGTAGGTCAGGTTTTACTTGGGCTCTTTTCCCCTTTCCCCCATTTTTTTCTCTTGCTGGTTCCACCATGCCACGAACTCTCGTCCTTGCTTCGGCATGAACAGCTCGTGGACgggctgtggtgaccctgcataccacttcatgttatagtatgccagtcattgatatcacattcacgaagtaccatttcgcaaatattacatccctcagagtagtacaacagaacatagcaggtccataactcattcatttattattacaagcatgttACACATATTGTCTCAGAGCTCcttttgggtcctaagaggaatactcctgggttcgaggcgaacccaacttagcttacaatatagaagtctaattaagttatacatttattctctcgagcaactagtattaagagttcgggctgctcgactactaccactactagatgattctaggcttgatctcctctggaagcctccccggttccgtagactatgaggtagtctacaccttcaatacctccagagaggtctggttcttcatagccgatgatctcggctccttcagggttgtcgcagtcctcctccagacgattcaaacaatctaagcaagggatttaagagtgggatgagtacgggcgtactcaacaagttcattatagataagaggtgtttaatgcactagctactatattagaccagaaagtctaataccaatgcaagttttgataaacatttcttcaagagattgcttttatttccaagagctatgtccgtcagccttcaccggtttactagaacttcatggagctcctttccggccgcgttcgcagttccatatcccggaacagggagtgacatgtcacggttctttacactctgcagaggtgtgttgctttacccataagagatcttaaccttggtgccaaccgggcagctttcccgtccacacttccttcggtgtgaggcccggtataaggtcatagccaatcatattcctccgctgcctcgcacacccaccctttgttgcaaaccccgaccctgggtcctcgccggtcccattattcccgtaatttcagggtggaccccgaccacgacaacagttatgggctctaccataaactccttcgccggcagctgcaacccatcatagaccgcattaccgtggggaattagagtgggatccccaccctccggttgttccgcaagacacaactgctacggtaagcattgcattaccgtggggaattagagtgggatccccaccctccggttgttccgccagacacaactgctacggtaagcgcatccgttgatgtacgagaggtggaaatacaattgactagtccgtcccattccagatcttatggttaacacgggtattacgacacaagaatcactggcgacatttgttgtttaatcctagatggatataaacccttgcaatggaacctccaccatatcaacacaatccatggttccattgccaaccacatagtcatattcatagttatgaaaatagtggttttggtttttatgcaatagtgataaccataatactttgcaagtaatttgatagaaatactcaaatgacatgagcaagtgatgaacttgcctgaacactgcaaagttttgcagttggatggtgtggactgacccttgtcctctgtttctgaaaaatagcatcattgtccgataagggcaatggttaaagaagcaattatgcatgattccagttttagggtttgtttccccttccgatgtcgttattatttcatgtgagaggtttaatactaagaacaatttggagatacttaaCTTAGGGTAaaaacaaccttgaaatattgtcaaggtgttttttaaagtccaattgcattaatggacttattttcattattgaaaataatatgtgtgatttaaattattattttaatcatcaaattaagacttattcttaattgtcttcaaaatttctctttgatattttatatagatagagaattttatgctgatcaattttcatatttttaattatttttttagagctcttatcaattttctatttaatttcaaagtttctggtttttaatgaaattgtgaaaagactgatttgccccttgggcccacctgtcaggtggccaagctggttaggttggaccagcccactgggctcggtccaaccgacccagtcgtgtCGTCTTCCTTCTCcccgtaaccctaatcccctttcgggctcccgcgacaccaaaatcgcctccgccgtcgccgccttgctccggccgcctccggccatcatCGGAGACGAACTGGTGGGGATCTGGActgcctctcgacggcggacatggtggtccgcgtcaATCTGACGCTCGTGTCCACCTCGACTCTCCTCCAACGCGCCTGCGcctcggccgcacggatccgtgaaggtccgccgttcatcggcgtccctggcgccgtggtgatgccgtggtgatgccggcgttgcggtgatgtggtgaccaggcttggcttggcctggagccaccgtcgcccggcgtgtgccaccgTGCCACCACGGTCGTGCTCATCTGCTTCGTCTGTAAGTTTCTCCTCCTCTTTCCTCCTCTGTTACCTGTTCTACTTTCTTCTCTTCTCCTCTCCTTCGTCTAGCTCGGCCACTGGCCTGCCTCCACTCATGGAGGCGCGGCTATGCCGTGATGCAGCTGCTGCTTTACTTGTGTTGCTGTGTTATGGTGTTGCTGCTACCTACATGTGCTGTGACTGCTAGCTGTGGTGCTTGCTCTATTGCTATGCatatgctgctgctgtgctgctaTCATGGCCCTTGCTTATGAATTCATGCTTGTGGTTATGCTGCTGCTTCCCTGTacctctgttcttgatgctatttcatctagatcatcaagtgtattcaattactTGCCCTGGCTTGATTGATGTGTGTgatccttgcaaatttgcaagaaccagTGCTATCTGTGTAGTGCTCTTGGGCTTTTCTTCACTGTAAAGCTCAGTTTAGCTTGTGTATTGGCTAAATAACTCCACATCTTGTTGGTGTGCTACTGGTTACAATTATATTTCAtgtatttgattatctgtgatgcaatggttggttaatttgtggctttggatgatcctgtgatcatcaGGGCTTCCTCTTGGCTTATAAATTTGTATGGATTCATTTCAAATGATGCTGTTGCTTGTGAATCCAGCTCCTCACCAAGTACTGGTGGTTGCTgttgcttgtgaaagcaaaaatgGTGGTTGATTGAGGAATTTGCTACCTCTGGATGTATTTGTGTGTGTGTTGTTTTATTTATCTATGCTTGTCAGTGAAGCTTGGCTTCCTATTTCTGACAACAGACATGATCTACCTGATGCAGTAGTGATCTGGTGCATCCTATGCCCTATctggatggaaaccaacatgtgttggcacctcctgtgatgcatgaactccttggagtgatgatatgcttctcttgtggcttttctgtgtggctaggtagttgttgtgaccctagcaatgcttggtgtgctagtaaaggttgctcctacctcttCTGTATGCTACTGTGCAATATTACTGGTAGTCATTCATGGGCTTCCAGtataattgatgttgaaatgaaaataggcatataaatgtctatattctgatggtctTAAAAGGGCTAGTGTGGTCTGGTTATACTTGGATAAGTCTCTGGGATGGTTTTCTTTCCTGtttccatttggaagatgctaccactattctggttggcataaccatgggtataggcttgattgatccctggtccttgccatttctaccaggttacacttggtctctgaccaaatgatgatcaaaacagggttaccccaccctttgtgtgcttgtgatcatgcctgtgcaatttatgaacaaaaccatctggtttgttcatgatgatgtgtatacctcactccagctcctagtatgagttgttggtgtagaggattgcttctggtggttttggtttgcttgccctgctcctccttgcaagcttgtgaatCTTGGTTAGTTTCTGGTGGTGACTGGAATAGGTGGAGCAGccctagctgttcacctgttcttgctgttcttgctgtgttcttaccctggtactccttgtcgatggaatggctagggtttgctggtgaaaagcttatatttggtcctctacttgctctcctggtcgacagcactgcctggctgttttggtgactccccctggccttgtgtgttgttacacatgcagcagtccttgtgtgctgcctgtgtgtgtgtggcttgggacttgggttggaatggatcagctcggctgatccctGCTCATATCCTCTTCATTCAATTGTTTGCTAACCATAACTAGTTctttgttgtgtttgtgtgcagggatcaagaaaatgatcaagagaagatcaagatcttcttgatcaagaattacatgatgatcaacaatgtagtttaggatatttaattgacttgtaaatttcctttttctttttctatttcttcaattcttgtaatgtgttgtaaattcatatatctattctggatattgtaaggacattgtattatgtgtgtgattatcaataaagctcaagttttccttaatgagctttatgtaattgttgtattacttataatcttgattaatgataattgtttattaaattatctcaaatttgagttatgtgataaccatttgatgtttgaatttgaaattcaaattcaaatttggtttgaattcaatcatacaacttaattttagaattcaatcatgcaacttaagatttcaatgcaatatcacttctctcttctcaaaaccctaatttagataagcaggaacaagttcatcgcactctcgaaaccataaccctgtaaggtgtcgagagagaaacctgtcccccttcgatgcagttttgttttaaaaacgcgaaatttccccgtaatttacaatgcaatgcacatccctttctaaaatctacccctcgatcgtctctaaacctgggacattacagcctttcccccttaaagaaaacttcgtcccgaagttgtggttgtaatacctgaagagttcggggtatgttttcctcaggtcttcttccttttcccaggtggcttctctctcgggatgatgcttccattgtatcttgcagtactttatagctctattcctgagttgtttctagttctcctcgagaatcttcgctggcttctcgatgtaagtcaaatctggttgtaactcgagctcttcatgtgatactggttcatctggggtcttcaaacactttctgagttgcgacacatggaatacgttgtgaacctgagataaccttccttgtagttccaattcaaaggctaaccctcagtTTCGAcacaaaatcttgaaaggtccgatgtatctaggacttaactttcccttcactccaaatctctgatgtcctttcatcgggctcaccttaagatataccatgtctccaacttgtggctcccatgttcttcttttctgatctgtgtaactcttttgccgactttgggctatcttcaatctatctctgataatgtcaattatttgttgcttttccttgacataatcagggttgaactctttgcttgctccggcttcataccaacatatcggtgatctacacttccttccatacagagcttcgaacggtgccatcttgatgctgctttgatagctattattgtatgaaaactctgctagtggcaagtgctcctcccatgatcctccgaagtctagggcacaagccctaagcatatcctctaggatcagat
It includes:
- the LOC127317496 gene encoding flavonol sulfotransferase-like, with the translated sequence MAQLPSKSDLGSATNSSPEDVDLAKQGVRGFMSALPAREGWSATLVHHKNYWLKPRMLEGILLAQQTFKPRADDIILATQPKCGTTWLKALAFAITNRSLYDFSDHPLLTRHPQHVVPFIEIPAGADHIADIEALPSPRLLATHMPLSLLPPGTTSCGCRLVYLCRDPKDTLVSRLHFENKLVEGFSLSMDDAFGMFCEGFSPYGPFWDHCLEYWRESVARPNTVLFLKYEEIKSDPVQVVRKLAEFLGVPFTHEEDSAGIAEEVVKLCSFEKLTSLQVNQVGVVRPGNNVRLNNSVFYRKGKVGDWVNHMNQEMAEKLDSLVQHKLVTESPKDQHTHIHIGEEHTEAFSGTAPSCLFSLIQLNELSWLQCL